The proteins below are encoded in one region of Pomacea canaliculata isolate SZHN2017 linkage group LG7, ASM307304v1, whole genome shotgun sequence:
- the LOC112568052 gene encoding uncharacterized protein LOC112568052 — protein MSSVLYIIVVLLLLQALICHQQEKCAVLEFYHVEQNNLWVLENHYANVTFGINDLGCNHTNTLYKVTVQTRTSNGSLEYDGTITFLSDTCAGTNLKSVRCISPTGPAELYRKVNRSHVEIRWEWVWKNTLFNNFTTEQKDLKLTVAYPPSVTGLTVSGHAVNSSHLIVEGQTVNISCSFDKGIPPASFRLLDEHGREIKTRRDEKHLNATITAQCYQDWASVRCEANSSENNRSVSFLATCPPQFIDKSPKFIDMETQELWLFRVKAHSTAIQKCLLAPSTVGENKNKEVNCTLTGSPPNLLLTLSVDKEECSKSGHWALTLFSEKGSSDMLVFSTPREYISSIEEVAEYYTWF, from the exons ATGTCTTCAGTTCTTTACATTATCGTTGTATTGCTCCTGCTACAGGCTTTAATTTGTCAccaacaagaaaaat GTGCAGTCTTGGAGTTTTATCACGtggaacaaaataatttatgggTCCTGGAAAACCATTATGCTAATGTGACTTTTGGAATTAACGATTTAGGCTGCAATCACACCAACacactgtacaaagtcactgTGCAGACCAGAACAAGCAATGGAAGTCTGGAATATGATGGGACCATCACCTTCTTGAGCGACACCTGTGCTGGAACAAACCTGAAATCTGTTCGGTGCATCAGTCCCACAGGTCCTGCGGAGCTGTACAGAAAAGTCAACAGATCGCACGTAGAAATAAGATGGGAATGGGTGTGGAAAAACACCctgtttaataattttacaacCGAGCAAAAAGACCTCAAACTTACAGTAGCTT ACCCTCCGAGTGTCACAGGACTGACTGTCAGTGGTCATGCTGTGAACAGCAGCCATCTTATTGTGGAGGGTCAGACGGTCAACATTTCCTGCTCATTCGACAAGGGGATCCCTCCAGCCAGCTTTCGTCTTCTAGACGAACATGGGAGGGAAATAAAGACCAGGAGAGATGAAAAACATTTGAATGCCACCATCACAGCGCAGTGCTACCAGGACTGGGCATCTGTCCGGTGTGAAGCCAACTCCTCAGAAAATAACAGATCCGTGTCCTTTCTTGCCACAT GTCCTCCTCAGTTTATTGACAAATCTCCCAAGTTCATTGACATGGAAACACAGGAACTTTGGCTGTTCAGAGTCAAGGCTCACTCAACAGCAATACAGAAATGTCTGTTGGCCCCATCTACAGTAggcgaaaacaaaaacaaagaagtgaactgcaCACTGACGGGTAGTCCACCCAACCTGCTACTAACCCTGTCTGTTGACAAGGAAGAGTGCTCAAAGAGTGGACACTGGGCCTTAACTTTATTTAGTGAGAAAGGCTCTTCAGACATGCTAGTCTTCAGCACACCTCGTGAGTATATTTCATCAATCGAAGAAGTAGCAGAATATTACACCTGGTTCTGA